One stretch of Eggerthella lenta DSM 2243 DNA includes these proteins:
- a CDS encoding serpin family protein, which yields MDGRAKRGESLAGKTIALAAVLVTLLAAGTLLSACAQQRTTSQFAVAQPAIPQKASENNPEAWLDALEQNPIDQSFVDSLAAFAYRSTASVLGDGADDAKANRMYSPLSLYYALALANEGAAGQTRDEIASVLGAPSTVDVPQQCGNLFRVLTTDPFSTVDLANSIWMAKDASFEQSFIDTAIGQFYATPFSVEFGTDAADQAMAAWISENTGGTIDPQVKTESDLLLSIINAVYFKGGWMDTFDAANTAPAVFHAASGDVETQFMTQRIDSLQGFRQTDDFLRARLAFTGGTMMTFVLPAEGVSVDDLLADEQRLAQAFAVDANEDEYGFITYVVPKVAFDTELDLIPALERLGMKTPFSDKADFSNLTATPAFISMVKQESHISWDEEGAEASAYTDMGISATSAMIPEGEEVELRLDRPFLFQITSSHGVPLFMGVCGNPAA from the coding sequence ATGGATGGACGGGCGAAGCGGGGCGAAAGCCTTGCAGGAAAGACGATCGCGTTGGCTGCAGTGCTGGTGACGCTGCTGGCAGCCGGCACGTTGTTGAGCGCATGCGCGCAACAACGTACGACGAGCCAGTTCGCCGTGGCGCAGCCTGCTATCCCTCAGAAGGCGTCTGAGAACAATCCCGAAGCATGGCTGGACGCGCTCGAGCAGAACCCGATCGATCAATCCTTCGTAGACTCGCTTGCAGCGTTCGCCTACCGCAGCACCGCTTCGGTGTTGGGCGACGGCGCGGACGATGCCAAGGCGAACCGCATGTATTCTCCGCTCAGTTTGTACTACGCCCTGGCGCTTGCGAACGAAGGCGCTGCGGGTCAGACGCGCGACGAGATCGCCTCGGTGCTGGGTGCGCCCAGCACCGTCGACGTGCCCCAGCAGTGCGGCAACCTGTTCCGCGTGCTGACAACCGATCCTTTCTCCACGGTCGATCTGGCGAATTCCATATGGATGGCGAAGGACGCCTCCTTCGAGCAATCGTTCATCGACACGGCGATCGGTCAGTTCTACGCCACGCCGTTTTCGGTGGAGTTCGGCACTGACGCTGCCGACCAGGCCATGGCCGCATGGATTTCCGAGAATACGGGCGGCACCATCGACCCCCAGGTGAAAACCGAGAGCGACCTTCTGCTGTCCATCATCAACGCGGTGTACTTCAAAGGCGGTTGGATGGATACGTTCGATGCGGCGAACACCGCGCCCGCCGTGTTTCACGCCGCATCGGGCGACGTCGAAACCCAGTTCATGACGCAGCGTATCGACTCGCTGCAAGGCTTTCGCCAGACCGACGACTTCCTGCGCGCACGTCTGGCGTTCACGGGCGGCACGATGATGACGTTCGTGCTGCCGGCCGAAGGCGTGTCGGTGGACGACCTGCTTGCCGATGAGCAGCGCTTGGCCCAGGCTTTTGCCGTTGACGCGAACGAGGACGAGTACGGCTTCATAACCTACGTGGTGCCCAAGGTCGCCTTCGATACCGAACTTGATCTGATTCCGGCTCTCGAGCGCTTGGGTATGAAGACGCCGTTTAGCGACAAGGCGGATTTCTCGAACCTTACGGCCACCCCGGCCTTCATCTCGATGGTGAAGCAGGAAAGCCATATCTCCTGGGATGAGGAGGGCGCCGAAGCCAGTGCGTACACGGATATGGGAATCAGCGCCACATCGGCGATGATTCCCGAAGGCGAGGAAGTGGAGCTGCGGCTCGACCGCCCGTTCCTGTTCCAGATCACGTCGTCGCACGGCGTCCCGCTGTTCATGGGCGTGTGCGGCAATCCGGCTGCGTAG
- a CDS encoding helix-turn-helix transcriptional regulator has product MAEELVISKNTVRTHTKSIFAKTGVHSRQELIDLVESIEA; this is encoded by the coding sequence GTGGCCGAAGAGCTGGTCATATCGAAGAACACCGTGCGGACCCACACGAAGAGCATTTTCGCAAAAACAGGGGTTCATTCGCGCCAGGAGCTTATCGACTTGGTGGAGTCCATCGAAGCGTGA
- a CDS encoding catalase, translated as MADRIDTTRLTNEVGNPVADNNHTLTAGERGPMMLQDNWMIEKLAHFDREVIPERRMHAKGSGAYGTFKVTGDISKYTKAKVFQPGAETEVFVRFSTVAGERGAADAERDIRGFAMKFYTPDGNWDLVGNNTPVFFLRDPKKFIDLNHVVKRDPHTNMHSAQSNWDFWSSLPEALHQVTIVMSDRGIPASYRHMHGFGSHTFSLINEDNERVWVKFHLKTNQGIKNLTDAEAGQIIAGDRESHQRDLFNAIERGEFPSWLFCVQIMDEATAKNYKENPFDITKTWSQKEFPLIEVGTLELNRNPENYFAEVEQAAFAPTHLVPGIGLSPDKLLQGRLFAYGDAQRYRLGVNHNHIPVNRPRCPYAEFHRDGMMRTDGNFGGTIGYEPNSYGQWQQQADAAEPPLDLFGPMDAWDPADDPTDDTFYQPGDLYRLMGEDQRAALIDNTARNMDGVTENIRLRHAAHCYKADPEYGDRLAAALVVDVERVHELAAMTHEERMAATGQQVPARKIGGEVRA; from the coding sequence ATGGCCGACCGAATCGACACCACAAGGCTCACGAACGAGGTGGGCAACCCCGTCGCCGACAACAACCATACGCTGACCGCGGGCGAGCGCGGCCCCATGATGCTCCAGGACAACTGGATGATCGAGAAGCTGGCGCACTTCGACCGCGAGGTCATCCCCGAGCGACGCATGCACGCGAAGGGTTCGGGCGCGTACGGCACCTTCAAGGTGACCGGCGATATCAGCAAGTACACGAAGGCGAAGGTGTTTCAGCCGGGCGCCGAGACCGAGGTGTTCGTCCGCTTCTCCACCGTGGCGGGCGAGCGCGGCGCGGCTGACGCCGAGCGAGACATCCGCGGCTTCGCCATGAAGTTCTACACGCCCGACGGCAACTGGGACCTCGTGGGCAACAACACGCCCGTCTTCTTCCTGCGCGATCCCAAGAAGTTCATCGACCTCAACCACGTGGTGAAGCGCGATCCGCACACCAACATGCACTCGGCGCAGAGCAACTGGGACTTCTGGTCCAGCTTGCCCGAGGCGCTGCACCAGGTGACCATCGTCATGTCCGACCGCGGCATCCCGGCCAGTTACCGGCACATGCACGGCTTCGGCAGCCACACGTTCAGCCTGATAAACGAGGACAACGAGCGCGTGTGGGTGAAGTTCCACCTCAAGACCAACCAGGGCATCAAGAACCTCACCGACGCCGAGGCCGGCCAGATCATCGCGGGCGACCGCGAGAGCCACCAGCGCGACCTGTTCAACGCCATCGAGCGCGGCGAGTTCCCCAGCTGGCTCTTCTGCGTCCAGATCATGGACGAGGCCACGGCGAAGAACTACAAGGAGAACCCGTTCGACATCACGAAGACGTGGAGCCAGAAGGAGTTTCCGCTGATCGAGGTGGGCACGCTTGAGCTGAACCGCAACCCCGAGAACTACTTCGCCGAGGTGGAGCAGGCCGCGTTCGCGCCGACGCACCTCGTGCCGGGCATCGGGCTGTCGCCCGACAAGCTGCTGCAGGGCCGCCTGTTCGCGTACGGCGACGCGCAGCGCTACCGCCTGGGCGTGAACCACAATCACATCCCGGTGAACCGGCCGCGCTGCCCCTATGCCGAGTTCCATCGCGACGGTATGATGCGCACCGACGGCAACTTCGGCGGCACCATCGGCTACGAGCCGAACAGCTACGGGCAGTGGCAGCAGCAGGCCGACGCGGCCGAGCCGCCGCTGGACCTGTTCGGACCGATGGACGCGTGGGATCCCGCCGACGACCCCACCGACGACACGTTCTACCAGCCGGGCGACCTGTATCGTCTGATGGGCGAGGATCAGCGCGCTGCCCTCATCGACAACACGGCGCGCAACATGGACGGCGTGACCGAGAACATCCGCCTGCGCCATGCGGCGCACTGCTACAAGGCCGATCCCGAGTACGGCGATCGTTTGGCCGCAGCGCTGGTCGTGGACGTTGAGCGCGTGCACGAACTGGCCGCGATGACTCACGAAGAGCGCATGGCCGCCACCGGCCAGCAGGTTCCCGCCCGCAAGATCGGCGGCGAGGTGCGCGCCTAG
- a CDS encoding DNA-binding protein: MFNLTVEDASKRLGVGRARVNQLIRSGMLAAEKVGGIWLIDEQSVEARRNAAPKAGRPPASSSKGDVGRYVLMNRTHEVLSFRYDEAAGAFVDAGDIVDPARAPLGMISPRGRKVSKDALSFWWKHRCIPGTREGIDAKLAELGVDSPARIPFKSLGLSLSDQYWIRPENCEIAWEDVNYFDNDFCEMRSGRGWLDGVGLDSPDNTSEGELPKKWVCDGAKRLLVKGGSVLNQEPFNEAAASALYSRLLAPDEYVKYRLESRAGGAVCICENFVGSTEEYIPSYYVRQTMRQPNHRNDYQHYLECCSALDAEHVEIALSKMIVCDDILGNSDRHWRNFGLVRDVETLRYRIAPLFDTGGSLWCSSTLESLRAHDFSFTTKPFYEDANRQLRLVNDYSWFDPAALEGFADELSAILSDNPALAERVDYICCAVQKRIDRIVRML, translated from the coding sequence ATGTTCAACTTGACGGTCGAAGATGCTTCCAAGCGCCTTGGCGTGGGGCGCGCACGCGTCAACCAGCTCATCCGCAGCGGCATGCTGGCTGCCGAGAAAGTGGGCGGGATATGGCTCATCGACGAGCAGAGCGTGGAAGCGCGTCGCAACGCCGCTCCGAAGGCGGGGCGTCCTCCTGCAAGTTCCAGCAAAGGGGATGTGGGGCGCTACGTGCTGATGAATCGCACGCACGAGGTGCTTTCGTTTCGCTACGATGAGGCGGCCGGTGCGTTCGTCGACGCAGGGGACATCGTCGATCCTGCGCGAGCCCCGCTGGGCATGATCTCCCCCCGAGGTCGAAAAGTCTCGAAAGACGCGCTGTCGTTCTGGTGGAAGCATCGCTGCATCCCCGGAACTAGAGAAGGCATCGACGCGAAGCTGGCCGAGCTGGGCGTCGATTCACCTGCGAGGATTCCCTTCAAGAGCCTTGGGCTGTCTTTGTCGGATCAGTATTGGATTCGTCCCGAAAACTGTGAAATCGCCTGGGAGGACGTGAACTATTTCGACAACGATTTCTGCGAGATGCGAAGCGGCAGAGGCTGGCTCGACGGGGTGGGGCTCGACTCCCCGGACAACACCTCGGAAGGCGAACTCCCGAAAAAATGGGTATGCGACGGTGCGAAGCGCTTGCTGGTGAAGGGCGGATCGGTTCTCAACCAGGAGCCGTTCAACGAGGCGGCAGCGAGCGCTCTATACTCACGGCTGCTTGCCCCGGACGAGTATGTGAAATATCGCTTGGAGAGCCGGGCGGGCGGTGCCGTCTGCATCTGCGAAAATTTCGTCGGCTCCACCGAAGAGTACATCCCGTCCTACTATGTTCGCCAGACTATGCGTCAGCCGAACCATCGCAACGATTACCAACACTACCTGGAATGCTGCTCGGCGCTTGATGCGGAGCACGTCGAGATCGCGTTGTCCAAGATGATCGTGTGCGACGACATCTTGGGAAACTCCGATCGGCATTGGCGAAACTTCGGGCTTGTGCGAGACGTGGAAACGCTGCGCTACCGTATCGCGCCGCTGTTCGATACGGGCGGCAGCCTCTGGTGCTCGTCGACGCTCGAAAGCCTGCGAGCGCACGATTTCTCGTTCACGACCAAGCCGTTCTACGAAGACGCCAACCGTCAGCTTCGGTTGGTGAACGACTACTCGTGGTTCGATCCGGCTGCGCTCGAAGGGTTTGCAGACGAGCTTTCGGCCATCCTTTCGGACAATCCCGCGTTGGCCGAGCGCGTGGACTATATCTGCTGCGCCGTCCAAAAACGCATCGATCGCATTGTAAGGATGCTGTAG
- a CDS encoding immune inhibitor A domain-containing protein, which yields MQRKTGEPARTVRRAPLLVFFMLAFSLCLAPSAAYAGPALEIEQGYVQPDGATFQAGQRGDEFFHYVRTTEGLLVQKSPADQTWYYVTSEGFGLALGPRADEAAPANALAPSVLANDTGKMAYSALGGGAYVPRDRGVGEAVTLSDIEAAQAASGAGARNARSVAQTETSLPLITIVIGFAGDEGTNLGPDDIVTGPDGSTWKASEQRYRDDYDWNRLLYSGENSITNYYATMSNDKFSWTPATEETSAYGEGGNTNAYDAPGDGVIHVTLDRNHGNWKGAEFMSPEAKDQHDAYVDALNEASQYIDFATYDANGNGVLEPTEVCLLFIVAGYESSGGEIDPSTWACRWQLSSMDKDSFAPATIVNPITHSEIVVDDYITMGEILTNDVVTAQPMPTSTVAHELGHYLGLPDLYDVNYTSYDPDATVDQFPWLAYDVGEISLMAGGSWGNYIADSGETVFVPVSFDPFCLEQLGYIEPVEVAADGTYDVSTLWSDEGYRCLRVPTSTEGEYYLVENRQYESFDRGLTSSYRAERHKDKPQYYNETGGVVIWHIDQGIVDARGTTADDPLLGNTVNTVDHRPGVMPVYPENTEYRDGQALYTRPFFNANACETFGMEGNVVPLLQYDGCNTPAERVDSGIVLSVGDAVADVMSVTVDLPEPDQPGGGYEESSHVGEIAGSRVEVSGSFPAGAELSLALSALTDEQKAEMAKASDQLGALIVSADASVVDAATGENAAHEGKLSVSFSVDKRYEGESVWMVHRKADGSLETAKVAVENGLASMTVDELSPFAVFEQKAAGPADEDGNKPGGSPSDGNGAPSSGEPDGEEPSGDTQVEPLPGKALASTGDSAAAPAALALAIAAAVAAMIAQIKLRRRHDSQTQ from the coding sequence ATGCAACGAAAGACCGGCGAACCGGCCCGCACGGTAAGGCGCGCCCCGCTTCTCGTCTTCTTCATGCTAGCTTTCTCGCTGTGCCTCGCGCCCAGCGCGGCTTATGCCGGGCCCGCCCTGGAGATCGAGCAGGGCTACGTCCAGCCCGACGGAGCGACCTTCCAGGCCGGGCAGCGCGGCGACGAGTTCTTCCACTACGTGCGGACGACCGAGGGTCTCCTCGTTCAGAAGAGCCCCGCCGACCAGACGTGGTATTACGTGACAAGCGAGGGCTTCGGCCTCGCGCTCGGGCCGCGCGCCGACGAGGCCGCACCGGCGAACGCTCTGGCGCCCTCGGTGCTGGCAAACGATACCGGCAAGATGGCCTACTCCGCGCTGGGCGGAGGCGCCTACGTCCCCCGGGACCGGGGCGTCGGCGAGGCGGTGACGCTCTCCGACATCGAGGCCGCGCAGGCCGCGTCCGGCGCAGGCGCCCGAAACGCGCGGTCGGTCGCGCAGACCGAGACCTCCCTGCCGCTGATCACCATCGTCATCGGGTTCGCAGGCGACGAGGGCACGAACCTCGGCCCCGACGACATCGTCACGGGACCGGACGGGTCGACGTGGAAGGCCTCGGAGCAGCGCTACCGCGACGACTACGATTGGAACAGGCTGCTCTACAGCGGTGAGAACAGCATCACCAACTACTACGCCACCATGTCGAACGACAAGTTCTCCTGGACACCGGCGACCGAGGAGACCAGCGCGTACGGGGAGGGCGGCAACACCAACGCGTACGACGCGCCCGGCGACGGCGTGATCCACGTGACGCTCGACCGCAATCACGGCAACTGGAAAGGGGCGGAATTCATGAGCCCCGAGGCCAAAGACCAGCACGACGCGTACGTCGACGCGCTCAACGAAGCCTCCCAGTACATAGACTTCGCAACCTACGACGCGAACGGCAACGGCGTGCTCGAACCGACCGAAGTCTGCCTGCTGTTCATCGTGGCGGGCTATGAATCCTCGGGAGGCGAAATCGATCCGTCAACCTGGGCCTGCCGATGGCAGCTGTCCAGCATGGACAAGGACAGCTTCGCACCCGCAACGATCGTCAACCCCATCACGCACAGCGAAATCGTGGTCGACGACTACATCACCATGGGAGAAATCCTTACGAACGACGTCGTCACCGCTCAGCCCATGCCCACGAGCACCGTCGCGCACGAACTGGGACATTACCTGGGACTGCCCGACCTGTACGATGTCAACTACACCTCGTATGATCCCGATGCGACCGTCGACCAATTTCCCTGGTTGGCCTACGACGTGGGAGAAATCAGCTTGATGGCAGGCGGATCGTGGGGCAACTACATTGCCGATAGCGGCGAAACTGTCTTCGTCCCCGTCAGCTTCGACCCCTTCTGCTTGGAACAGCTCGGCTACATAGAGCCCGTCGAGGTAGCCGCCGACGGCACGTACGACGTCTCCACGCTCTGGAGCGACGAGGGCTACCGGTGCCTGCGCGTCCCCACCAGCACCGAAGGCGAGTACTATCTGGTGGAGAACCGCCAGTACGAGAGCTTCGACCGGGGATTGACGTCCTCGTACCGCGCCGAACGCCATAAAGACAAGCCGCAATACTACAACGAAACGGGCGGCGTCGTCATCTGGCATATCGACCAGGGAATCGTGGATGCGCGCGGCACGACCGCCGACGATCCCCTTTTGGGTAACACCGTGAACACGGTCGACCACCGTCCGGGCGTCATGCCCGTCTATCCGGAGAATACGGAGTATCGGGACGGCCAGGCACTTTACACTCGCCCGTTCTTCAACGCCAACGCCTGCGAGACGTTCGGCATGGAGGGCAACGTCGTTCCGCTGCTGCAGTACGACGGCTGCAACACGCCCGCCGAGCGCGTGGACTCCGGCATCGTCCTCTCGGTGGGCGACGCTGTGGCCGACGTCATGAGCGTGACGGTGGACCTGCCCGAGCCGGACCAGCCGGGCGGCGGCTACGAGGAGAGCTCGCACGTCGGCGAGATCGCCGGATCGCGCGTGGAAGTGTCGGGATCGTTCCCCGCAGGCGCCGAGCTCTCCTTGGCGCTCTCGGCCCTGACCGATGAGCAGAAGGCCGAAATGGCAAAGGCGTCCGACCAGCTGGGCGCGCTCATCGTCAGCGCTGACGCGTCGGTGGTGGACGCGGCGACCGGCGAGAATGCCGCGCACGAAGGCAAGCTCTCCGTGTCGTTCTCGGTCGACAAGCGCTACGAGGGAGAAAGCGTCTGGATGGTCCACCGGAAAGCCGACGGCTCGCTCGAAACGGCGAAGGTTGCGGTGGAAAACGGTCTTGCGAGCATGACCGTCGATGAGCTGTCGCCGTTCGCCGTGTTCGAGCAGAAGGCGGCGGGCCCGGCTGACGAAGACGGGAACAAGCCGGGCGGCAGCCCCTCCGACGGGAACGGCGCGCCTTCTTCCGGCGAGCCCGACGGCGAAGAGCCCTCCGGCGACACGCAGGTCGAACCGCTGCCCGGCAAGGCGCTCGCCTCCACCGGCGACAGCGCGGCGGCACCCGCTGCCCTCGCGCTGGCGATAGCCGCCGCCGTTGCGGCGATGATCGCGCAGATAAAGCTTCGCCGCCGCCACGATTCGCAGACGCAATAG